The Sporomusa termitida genome has a window encoding:
- the lpxC gene encoding UDP-3-O-acyl-N-acetylglucosamine deacetylase, producing the protein MNRQTTLASPVTYTGIGLHSGQDVTITLKPAPAGSGIVFVRTDLAGRPQVAARAANVTNTMRATTLEQGAAKVFTVEHLLASFYAMELDNCIVEISSVEPPVADGSSLPFLILIEAAGIVRQEALRQPPVVIQEAVTVRYPDKFITILPYDGFRITFTSINPHPLLGVQFGDYEITPAVFARDLAPARTIGFMHEVAALQAQGLALGGSLENTIVYDDQHCLTPLRFPDELVRHKILDVIGDLALAGRMKGHVIAVKSSHELNTTLAKQIIKIMA; encoded by the coding sequence ATGAATCGCCAAACCACACTGGCTTCGCCTGTGACCTATACCGGCATTGGCCTGCACTCCGGGCAGGACGTCACGATTACCCTGAAGCCGGCCCCGGCCGGCAGCGGCATTGTTTTTGTCCGGACCGACCTGGCCGGCCGGCCACAGGTGGCAGCCCGGGCTGCCAATGTAACCAATACCATGCGGGCTACTACCCTGGAGCAGGGGGCAGCCAAGGTTTTTACCGTGGAACACCTGCTGGCTTCTTTTTATGCTATGGAGCTTGATAATTGTATTGTCGAAATATCCTCAGTCGAGCCGCCGGTTGCCGATGGCAGTTCCCTGCCGTTTCTTATCCTGATTGAAGCGGCAGGCATTGTCCGTCAGGAGGCGCTGCGCCAGCCGCCGGTCGTGATTCAGGAGGCTGTCACGGTGCGTTATCCTGATAAATTTATTACCATCTTACCTTATGACGGCTTTCGCATTACCTTTACCTCCATCAACCCGCATCCCCTGCTCGGGGTTCAGTTTGGCGACTACGAAATTACTCCTGCCGTTTTTGCCCGGGATTTGGCTCCGGCCCGTACCATCGGCTTTATGCATGAGGTCGCGGCCCTCCAGGCTCAGGGACTGGCCCTGGGGGGAAGTCTGGAGAATACGATCGTATATGATGACCAGCACTGTTTAACGCCGCTCCGGTTCCCTGACGAACTGGTCCGGCATAAGATTCTGGATGTAATTGGCGACCTGGCGCTGGCCGGCCGGATGAAGGGCCATGTCATTGCGGTAAAGTCAAGCCATGAGCTAAATACCACACTGGCGAAACAGATTATAAAAATAATGGCTTAA
- a CDS encoding amino acid ABC transporter ATP-binding protein, whose product MLSIQNLYKQFGSLVAVNNLELSVAPGETVVIMGPSGCGKSTTIRMINRLIEPDQGAVMFDNVDITRLDDAGLRTMRKRIGYVFQQFNLISRLSAIENVMLGLVMGGQSKEEAYGKALAALGKVGMEQAIDQKPGQLSGGQQQRVGIARALAFEPELMLWDEPTASLDPMLVREVLIVMEELAKYRAATMLVVTHEIAFALHVADRIVLMEKGAVVETGLPSQVFVEPASRVGRQYKELIEYQLSTSASTLAGKRIA is encoded by the coding sequence GTGCTCAGCATTCAAAACCTGTATAAACAGTTTGGCAGCCTTGTAGCCGTTAATAATCTGGAGCTGTCGGTAGCTCCGGGCGAGACGGTGGTGATTATGGGACCATCAGGCTGCGGCAAGTCAACAACCATCCGGATGATCAACCGGCTGATCGAACCCGATCAGGGCGCTGTTATGTTTGACAATGTGGATATTACCCGCCTGGACGACGCCGGTCTGCGAACCATGCGGAAACGCATCGGTTATGTTTTTCAGCAGTTTAATCTGATCAGCCGCCTGAGTGCGATCGAAAATGTGATGCTGGGCCTGGTCATGGGCGGCCAGTCGAAAGAGGAAGCCTATGGCAAAGCCCTGGCAGCCCTCGGCAAGGTGGGCATGGAACAGGCAATTGATCAAAAACCGGGCCAGTTGTCGGGCGGCCAGCAACAGCGAGTGGGCATTGCCCGGGCGCTGGCCTTTGAGCCGGAGCTCATGCTGTGGGACGAGCCTACCGCCTCTCTCGATCCCATGCTGGTCAGGGAAGTGCTGATTGTCATGGAGGAGCTGGCGAAATACCGGGCGGCCACCATGCTGGTGGTTACCCATGAGATTGCCTTCGCCCTGCATGTGGCCGACCGCATTGTTCTCATGGAAAAGGGGGCTGTTGTGGAAACCGGGCTTCCCAGCCAGGTATTTGTTGAGCCTGCTTCCCGGGTGGGCCGGCAATATAAGGAACTGATCGAATATCAGCTCAGTACCAGTGCCAGCACTTTGGCCGGGAAACGTATCGCCTGA
- a CDS encoding lysophospholipid acyltransferase family protein, whose product MQYRLVKGLSALVCLLPAWLRHFIGVLTGTLCWPLVPARRRKMAVANISRSLRVDERQAAAIAKASAVRFGPMFMEVLHMPCLNRDNIDRYVQITGREHLETALQLGRGAVLATAHTGNWELLGAALAMHDFPLVAVVQRQTNPAMDSFINEYRTKAGMHVTYKQGVREMVKLLGAGKIIGLLMDQDNHNRGVFVEFFSRPASTPQGAAALGRLNQAPVVPAFITGNPDGTHRVIIHPHLTVPKTADREEDIRNTTQQLTKIIENHVRRYPHEWFWLHNRWKTKPPAI is encoded by the coding sequence ATGCAGTATCGTTTAGTAAAAGGGCTCAGCGCTCTGGTATGTTTGCTGCCTGCCTGGCTGCGGCATTTCATCGGCGTTCTGACCGGCACTCTGTGCTGGCCGCTGGTTCCGGCCAGAAGACGCAAGATGGCAGTTGCCAACATCAGCCGCAGCCTCCGGGTGGACGAGCGGCAGGCAGCGGCTATTGCCAAAGCCAGTGCGGTGCGGTTTGGACCGATGTTTATGGAGGTTCTCCATATGCCTTGTCTAAACAGGGACAATATCGACCGGTATGTTCAGATTACCGGCCGTGAACATCTGGAAACCGCCTTGCAGCTGGGGCGCGGGGCTGTTCTGGCCACCGCCCATACCGGCAACTGGGAATTGCTGGGGGCGGCGCTGGCCATGCATGATTTTCCGCTGGTTGCTGTTGTGCAGCGGCAAACCAATCCGGCCATGGACAGTTTTATTAATGAATACCGGACCAAAGCCGGAATGCATGTTACCTATAAGCAAGGGGTCCGGGAAATGGTTAAATTACTGGGGGCCGGTAAAATTATCGGCCTGCTGATGGATCAGGATAATCACAACCGTGGTGTTTTTGTCGAATTCTTTTCCCGGCCGGCATCGACACCGCAGGGAGCGGCGGCCTTAGGCCGGCTGAATCAGGCCCCGGTCGTTCCGGCCTTTATCACGGGCAACCCTGACGGTACTCATCGGGTAATCATTCATCCCCATCTTACTGTTCCGAAAACCGCCGACCGGGAGGAAGACATCCGCAATACCACCCAGCAGCTGACAAAGATCATTGAAAACCATGTCCGGCGATATCCCCATGAATGGTTTTGGCTTCATAACCGCTGGAAGACCAAGCCGCCGGCTATATAA
- a CDS encoding YjbH domain-containing protein: MRKKAFLAAVAVLMAAAPVYAAPSVNGSTGLINTPSADVLQEGQFSLGYHHLEEGNAGSFVFSPAKKLELGVAGFRYDSDSNRDNQTYFNAKYSLVPETVVTPGLAIGVEDIGGEDKRTFYAAASKALPFGFRLHAGVGDGRYDGVFASLEKTFNPVGVITGSNAFPATTLIAEWDGDRMNYGARLSVVPGLKIDAGWRHSETYIGLTYTY; the protein is encoded by the coding sequence ATGAGGAAAAAAGCTTTTTTGGCAGCTGTCGCTGTCCTGATGGCGGCGGCGCCTGTATACGCCGCCCCGTCGGTTAACGGTTCCACCGGGCTGATCAATACCCCTTCCGCCGATGTACTGCAGGAGGGACAGTTCTCGCTGGGGTATCATCACCTGGAGGAAGGAAACGCCGGCAGTTTTGTCTTCAGTCCGGCTAAAAAGCTGGAGCTGGGTGTGGCCGGCTTCCGCTATGACAGTGACAGCAACCGGGATAATCAGACCTACTTTAATGCCAAATACAGCCTGGTGCCGGAGACTGTCGTTACCCCGGGCCTGGCCATTGGGGTCGAGGATATTGGCGGTGAGGACAAGCGGACTTTCTATGCTGCCGCCAGCAAAGCACTGCCGTTTGGCTTCAGGCTGCATGCCGGTGTTGGTGATGGCCGCTATGACGGCGTATTCGCCTCACTGGAAAAGACGTTTAACCCGGTCGGGGTGATTACCGGCAGCAACGCCTTTCCGGCTACGACCCTGATTGCCGAGTGGGATGGAGACCGGATGAACTATGGCGCCCGCCTGTCAGTGGTGCCGGGCCTGAAAATTGACGCCGGCTGGCGCCACAGCGAGACCTACATTGGCCTTACCTACACCTACTAA
- the lpxD gene encoding UDP-3-O-(3-hydroxymyristoyl)glucosamine N-acyltransferase codes for MKKSLAEIAALLNGTVTDAACIEITGVTNIDDAGPGDITFAVPPHLDKAGKCAAAAVIIPDSVEAFPKPAIRVANPRIAFTTLLSLYTPKPDIPAGVHPAATVSATARLGVNVAVMAYAVVDDQAVIGDNTILYPHTYIGRNTTVGSDTLIYPQVTVRENCQVGSRVIIQSGAVIGSDGFGFVTISGRHEKVPQVGNVIIADDVEIGANACIDRATTGSTIVGRGTKIDNLVHLAHNVVVGENCYFVAQTGIAGSAKIGNNVTFAGQTGCAGHVAIGDNCVFAAKAAPINDVPANSFLAGFPARPHKQWLRSEAAIGRLPDMVRKIRELEKRLAQLESK; via the coding sequence GTGAAAAAGTCATTAGCTGAGATTGCCGCCCTGCTTAACGGTACCGTTACCGATGCTGCCTGTATAGAGATTACCGGCGTTACCAATATTGATGACGCCGGTCCCGGCGATATCACCTTTGCGGTACCGCCCCATCTTGATAAAGCCGGTAAGTGTGCTGCCGCCGCCGTAATTATTCCCGACTCTGTTGAAGCGTTTCCCAAACCGGCTATCCGGGTCGCAAACCCCCGGATAGCCTTTACCACATTACTGAGCCTGTATACACCCAAGCCGGACATCCCGGCCGGGGTTCATCCGGCAGCCACGGTCAGCGCCACCGCCAGACTTGGCGTTAATGTGGCAGTCATGGCTTATGCCGTCGTCGATGATCAGGCCGTAATCGGCGATAACACGATTTTATATCCGCATACTTATATTGGCCGGAACACGACCGTCGGCAGCGATACGCTGATTTATCCCCAGGTCACCGTCCGGGAAAACTGCCAGGTGGGCAGCCGGGTTATTATTCAGAGTGGCGCTGTGATCGGCAGTGACGGTTTTGGTTTTGTTACCATCAGCGGCCGTCATGAAAAAGTCCCCCAGGTAGGCAATGTAATTATTGCGGACGATGTCGAAATCGGTGCCAATGCCTGTATCGACCGGGCTACCACCGGCAGCACCATTGTCGGGCGCGGTACGAAAATCGATAATCTGGTGCACCTGGCCCATAATGTGGTCGTTGGTGAAAACTGCTACTTTGTGGCGCAAACCGGGATTGCCGGCAGCGCTAAAATCGGCAATAATGTCACTTTTGCCGGCCAGACAGGCTGTGCGGGCCATGTGGCTATTGGCGACAACTGTGTCTTTGCCGCCAAAGCAGCACCCATTAATGATGTACCGGCCAATTCTTTTTTGGCCGGCTTCCCGGCCCGACCTCACAAACAATGGCTGCGGTCAGAGGCCGCTATTGGCCGGCTGCCGGATATGGTCAGGAAAATACGCGAGCTTGAAAAGCGGCTGGCGCAACTGGAAAGCAAATAA
- a CDS encoding OmpH family outer membrane protein — protein MNKQMRMALVLVLVFVAALALAGCNSSNQTVGVLDVNKVMSDSPKVKELQEQLNVKGKELSDQLEKDKASLSAEEFQKRQETAYSDFLKVKQDLETQIDNSIKQAIEQVSTEQKLGVVLYKNSVAQGGTDVTDAVIQKMQ, from the coding sequence ATGAACAAGCAAATGAGAATGGCGTTGGTCTTAGTCCTGGTTTTTGTTGCGGCGCTGGCCTTGGCCGGTTGTAACAGCAGCAACCAGACCGTCGGGGTTCTTGACGTAAATAAGGTGATGTCTGACAGCCCGAAAGTCAAGGAGCTGCAGGAACAGCTTAATGTCAAAGGCAAAGAATTGAGCGATCAGCTGGAAAAGGATAAAGCCAGTCTCAGTGCCGAAGAATTCCAAAAGCGTCAGGAAACCGCCTATAGCGACTTCCTCAAGGTTAAGCAAGACCTGGAAACACAGATTGATAACAGCATTAAACAGGCCATTGAACAGGTAAGCACCGAGCAAAAACTGGGTGTTGTGCTGTATAAAAACAGTGTGGCCCAAGGCGGCACTGATGTTACCGATGCTGTCATTCAGAAAATGCAATAA
- a CDS encoding OmpH family outer membrane protein has protein sequence MFKNKKVARIVAVSIVAVFLLGVFGVAITQSTVGHAANAGTASNVGKVDYQRLVNSTPEFAKFRETMQNEVAQAQKDFDEKSKTMNEKEKQDYNNQLRERLALKEQELRTPVLNQIDAAVKAVADSKGLAVVLDMSNIVYGGQDITDDVVKKLGGK, from the coding sequence ATGTTTAAAAACAAAAAAGTGGCAAGAATTGTGGCTGTATCTATAGTTGCCGTATTTCTATTAGGTGTATTTGGTGTGGCAATCACCCAAAGCACAGTTGGTCATGCTGCCAATGCCGGTACTGCCTCCAATGTAGGTAAAGTCGATTATCAGCGCCTGGTCAATTCCACCCCGGAATTTGCCAAGTTCAGAGAAACCATGCAGAATGAGGTTGCCCAGGCCCAAAAAGATTTTGATGAAAAATCCAAAACGATGAATGAAAAAGAAAAACAGGATTACAACAATCAGCTGCGTGAGCGTCTGGCCCTTAAGGAACAGGAGCTGCGGACACCGGTCCTGAATCAGATTGACGCCGCGGTTAAAGCCGTTGCCGATTCTAAAGGCCTGGCTGTGGTTCTTGACATGAGCAACATCGTCTATGGCGGTCAGGATATCACCGATGATGTGGTAAAAAAACTGGGCGGCAAATAA
- a CDS encoding BamA/OMP85 family outer membrane protein, translated as MAAALVLPVYAADVEGKTATAVTITGLSQIAESTVRGVVKIQPGDTLSADKIKQDMQAIYDLGYFFDVVANFTEVPEGVKVTYTVMENPKLTDIVVKGNTQISADKIKEQVTTGKDGVLNTRTLNANVRAIEDYYHDQGYILAKVSDVAMSPGGVLTLTINEGSLEGIVIKGNEKTKTHVITREMKVKPGEAFNVKDARRSMQKVYNLGYFEDVNMKLNPGQEPNAVVLEASVVEQKTGTFSIGGGYSKADGLIGILELGDNNFNGKGDKVKFHWEFGGASNKNYEVSYTRPWLDSRQTSLSFSVYDMTNEYSDYYNNGKLESSYDKNRKGFEITLGRPQGEYVHNYLTYKNRKDTWVEAVDGVDYSTDPDYAGYLDDNFGKTNSVTLMRVFDSRDNVFNPSEGARFSLSAEFAGEMFGGDFDYNKYTAEGRKYYKVGRNHVIAARLTAGYADGNMPESGEFSVGGADNLRGYEDDAFDGDKMLAASVEYRFPVVSKVQGVVFTDIGNAWDGEGYKLDDLNASVGVGIRVTTPIGPIRIDYAQGDQGGRTHFSFGGQF; from the coding sequence ATGGCCGCAGCTTTGGTTTTGCCTGTTTACGCAGCAGACGTTGAAGGCAAGACCGCTACAGCCGTAACGATTACCGGGCTTAGCCAGATCGCTGAGAGTACAGTCAGAGGCGTGGTGAAAATACAACCGGGTGATACCCTGTCGGCTGATAAAATAAAGCAGGACATGCAGGCAATTTATGATCTGGGTTATTTCTTCGATGTTGTCGCCAACTTTACCGAAGTGCCTGAAGGTGTGAAAGTAACCTACACCGTCATGGAAAACCCGAAGTTGACAGACATTGTTGTTAAAGGCAACACGCAGATTAGTGCCGATAAGATTAAAGAACAAGTGACTACCGGTAAGGACGGTGTCTTAAATACACGGACGCTCAATGCCAATGTCCGTGCTATTGAGGATTATTACCATGACCAGGGCTATATCTTAGCCAAGGTCAGCGATGTGGCAATGTCACCAGGCGGGGTGTTAACCCTGACAATTAATGAAGGTTCACTGGAAGGCATTGTGATCAAAGGCAACGAAAAGACCAAGACCCATGTAATTACCCGGGAAATGAAGGTTAAGCCGGGTGAGGCGTTTAATGTAAAAGATGCGCGCCGCAGTATGCAAAAAGTGTACAACCTCGGTTACTTCGAGGATGTTAACATGAAGCTTAACCCTGGTCAGGAACCGAATGCCGTTGTGCTTGAGGCCAGCGTTGTGGAACAGAAAACAGGTACTTTCTCCATCGGCGGCGGTTATAGCAAGGCCGACGGCCTGATTGGTATCCTGGAACTGGGTGACAACAACTTTAACGGCAAGGGCGACAAGGTCAAGTTCCACTGGGAGTTTGGCGGGGCCAGCAATAAGAACTATGAGGTCAGCTATACCCGTCCCTGGCTTGACAGCCGGCAAACCTCGTTAAGCTTCAGCGTCTATGATATGACAAACGAGTATAGCGACTATTATAATAATGGCAAGCTGGAATCAAGTTACGATAAAAACCGCAAAGGTTTTGAGATTACTCTCGGCCGTCCGCAGGGTGAATATGTTCACAACTATCTCACCTATAAAAACCGTAAAGACACCTGGGTAGAGGCAGTGGACGGCGTCGATTATTCGACAGATCCCGACTACGCTGGCTACCTTGACGATAATTTTGGTAAAACCAATAGCGTTACCCTGATGCGGGTCTTTGATTCCCGGGATAATGTGTTTAATCCCTCAGAAGGAGCACGCTTCTCCCTGTCGGCCGAATTTGCCGGCGAAATGTTCGGTGGTGATTTTGACTATAACAAATACACTGCCGAAGGCCGCAAATACTATAAAGTAGGCCGTAACCACGTAATCGCCGCCCGGCTTACCGCCGGTTATGCCGACGGCAATATGCCGGAGTCCGGTGAGTTCTCGGTCGGCGGCGCTGACAATCTGCGTGGTTATGAGGACGATGCGTTCGATGGCGATAAAATGCTGGCAGCCTCTGTTGAGTACCGGTTCCCGGTAGTCAGCAAGGTGCAGGGTGTGGTCTTCACCGATATCGGTAATGCCTGGGACGGTGAAGGGTACAAGCTTGATGATCTTAATGCCAGTGTCGGTGTCGGTATCCGGGTAACAACCCCGATTGGGCCGATTCGTATCGACTACGCCCAAGGCGATCAGGGGGGGCGCACCCACTTTAGCTTTGGCGGTCAGTTCTAA